One Xyrauchen texanus isolate HMW12.3.18 chromosome 2, RBS_HiC_50CHRs, whole genome shotgun sequence genomic window carries:
- the LOC127661464 gene encoding transcription factor E2F8-like, protein MNSTLPDGHKVVKKPLNSPVKARSANENGHVFVEPQTSLKTSGKSTSEAVLLESHKTMGPLTTPTKGHEALSSEPWTPTSNLKMLISAASPEIRNREKECAVDSSESENSQEPEQGEEVEKLQISRKDKSLGLLCFKFLARYPNYPNPAVNNNICLDDVAAELNVERRRIYDIMNVLESLSMVSRLAKNCYTWHGRAKLAQTLAVLRRAGKENRYEQLLQQIRQRSLEREERVFELDGEEKENEEMSSFDMDGDSGQAELSGTDPKAAAANSRKDKSLRVMSQKFVMLFLVSSPPVVSLEIAAKILIGEDQVVDQDKNKFKTKIRRLYDIANVLSSLELIKKVHVTEDRGRKPAFKWTGPNDLPSPKDLKISTSSASRLLDSRSSIDNCAKNLFSSPGTKQGFTRHHSLVKLVKSIQDDRRKINSAPSSPNKMTGDSANGVFCASKMAHLAAICKSQLDEQSMDIQRQSKREVAESQNGSPSVSSVLSESTPAYEHQHNGPSGMQIPFLPVGAISYHPTKCTPVIPVLIPQPQTGGSYAVYMHSTSLRPPPNSLAVRSMTFESPGSTNTKTSPPTVSSADQTLYPSSHDQEPTSPSNLKRAFEENGLEGSPSKVQRTEPKNASPKLCEILQARLMARRGAFLSNRPSQRALHLEFSKPSENHSSSLPASAAPLEHSVETFLEEEDKVHTSDNETGLTPVRTAQSQVQKVSVPLQDVVLPSGPIETLIPAGFLIPISQQSLVSFRDVQCSTGESSKASTPTYNVYQTPTAGSRPNLPQEVTPTRLPLHRIPTVSPFSSHGHRIHSPSPTILNFTLQNLGLIPGTTAQNSITERASSLASPNLGLPPRGMIFVKPLSPAQALQPASIQGQPISFISIPQALVTTPKGSQPLQQSFFHTPVSFSTVTNNTVPRNIYIPQRKLDVSSEDT, encoded by the exons ATGAACAGTACATTACCAGATGGTCATAAAGTGGTCAAGAAACCTTTAAACAGTCCAGTCAAGGCAAGATCAGCAAATGAAAAT GGGCATGTTTTTGTGGAACCACAAACATCATTAAAAACCTCAGGGAAATCTACATCTGAAGCTGTGTTACTGGAGAGCCATAAGACCATGGGACCTCTGACAACACCCACTAAGGGCCATGAGGCACTATCAAGTGAACCCTGGACACCCACCTCCAACCTAAAGATGCTCATCAGTGCAGCCAGCCCTGAGATTCGTAACCGTGAGAAAGAATGCGCTGTGGACAGCAGTGAATCTGAAAACTCACAG GAGCCTGAGCAAGGGGAGGAGGTAGAAAAGCTTCAAATAAGTCGTAAAGACAAAAGCCTGGGTTTGCTGTGTTTCAAATTTCTGGCAAGGTATCCAAACTACCCCAATCCTGCTGTAAACAATAACATCTGCCTTGACGATGTGGCAGCCGAACTGA ATGTGGAACGTCGTCGCATCTATGATATCATGAATGTCCTTGAAAGTCTAAGCATGGTCAGCCGACTGGCTAAGAACTGCTACACCTGGCATGGGCGGGCAAAACTCGCACAGACACTTGCTGTACTCAGACGAGCTGGCAAAGAGAACCGCTATGAACAACTGTTGCAACAGATCCGTCAAAGGAGCTTAGAGCGAGAAGAGAGAGTTTTCGAATTGGACGGAGAGGAAAAGGAAAATGAAGAAATGTCCAGTTTTGATATGGATGGAGACTCTGGTCAAGCAGAGCTTTCAGGAACCGATCCTAAAGCAG CAGCAGCAAACAGTCGGAAGGACAAGTCTCTGAGAGTGATGAGTCAGAAGTTTGTCATGTTGTTCCTGGTGTCCAGCCCTCCTGTGGTTAGTCTAGAGATTGCTGCCAAGATCCTCATCGGAGAGGACCAGGTGGTGGATCAGGACAAAAACAAGTTCAAAA CTAAGATCCGCAGACTTTATGATATCGCAAATGTTTTGAGCAGCCTAGAGCTGATAAAGAAAGTGCACGTGACTGAGGATAGAGGTAGAAAACCTGCTTTCAAGTGGACCGGGCCAAATGACTTGCCATCTCCAAAGG ATCTAAAGATCTCCACTTCATCAGCATCAAGGCTTCTGGATTCTCGTTCCTCCATAGACAATTGTGCTAAAAATTTATTTTCCTCCCCTGGAACAAAACAAGGTTTCACCCGCCATCATTCCTTGGTCAAGCTGGTCAAGAGCATTCAGGATGACCGcagaaaaataaattctgcaccaTCTAGTCCCAATAAAATGACAG GTGATTCTGCAAATGGTGTGTTCTGTGCAAGTAAAATGGCCCACCTTGCTGCCATCTGCAAAAGTCAACTAGATGAGCAGTCCAT GGACATCCAAAGGCAATCTAAGAGGGAGGTGGCAGAATCACAGAATGGAAGCCCTTCAGTATCGTCTGTACTATCTGAATCCACACCTGCTTATGAACATCAGCATAATGGGCCTTCGGGGATGCAGATCCCATTTCTGCCTGTAGGGGCAATCTCATACCATCCTACCAAGTGCACCCCCGTCATCCCTGTTCTGATACCTCAGCCCCAGACAGGCGGATCATATGCTGTTTACATGCACTCCACCTCTCTTAGACCACCACCCAACAGCCTAGCCGTTCGCTCAATGACATTTGAGAGCCCAGGgagcacaaacacaaaaacatcaccCCCTACCGTGAGTAGTGCTGACCAAACCCTCTACCCATCATCACATGACCAAGAACCAACGAGTCCCTCAAACCTTAAACGAGCATTTGAAGAAAATGGCTTAGAGGGGAGTCCATCCAAAGTCCAACGGACAGAGCCAAAG AACGCTTCTCCAAAGCTGTGTGAGATTCTCCAAGCGCGCCTGATGGCCCGAAGAGGTGCTTTTCTCTCTAACCGACCATCCCAGAGAGCTCTGCATCTGGAGTTCTCCAAACCCTCTGAGAACCATTCTTCCTCGTTGCCCGCCAGCGCAGCACCTCTGGAGCACAGCGTGGAGACCTTCCTGGAAGAGGAGGACAAGGTTCACACCTCAGACAATGAGACAGGACTGACCCCTGTCAGAACAGCACAATCACAGGTCCAGAAGGTCAGCGTTCCATTGCAGGATGTGGTGCTGCCATCTGGACCCATAGAG ACTTTGATCCCTGCAGGTTTTTTGATTCCAATCTCCCAGCAGTCTCTTGTGAGCTTcagagatgtgcagtgctccACTGGAGAGAGCTCCAAAGCCTCCACTCCAACTTATAATGTTTACCAGACCCCAACAGCAG GTTCCAGACCCAATCTTCCTCAAGAAGTCACTCCCACCCGCCTCCCTCTCCATCGGATACCCACCGTCTCTCCTTTCTCTTCTCATGGCCATCGTATCCACAGCCCCAGTCCTACCATTCTCAATTTCACCCTGCAGAACCTAGGTCTTATCCCTGGCACCACCGCACAAAACTCTATTACAGAGCGGGCCAGCTCTTTGGCATCCCCTAACCTAGGCCTGCCACCACGGGGCATGATATTTGTGAAGCCCCTCTCTCCTGCTCAAGCTCTGCAACCAGCCTCAATACAAGGGCAGCCCATCTCCTTCATCAGCATACCCCAG GCTTTAGTAACCACACCCAAAGGCAGTCAACCTCTCCAGCAGAGTTTCTTCCACACCCCGGTCTCCTTCTCTACTGTAACCAACAACACAGTACCAAGAAATATCTACATCCCTCAGAGAAAGCTTGATGTAAGTTCAGAAGATACCTGA